One part of the Streptomyces sp. AM 2-1-1 genome encodes these proteins:
- a CDS encoding DUF3000 domain-containing protein, whose translation MAPAQEQFSDQSDHASQKDGAESKPTPPGFRSAVDALRSARLRPELEIEATKPPQRLAPYAYALEAAVVDGEEDLADGRLVLLHDPAGHDAWQGTFRLVTLVRAELEPEMAADPLLPEVCWSWLTGALEARGLTYGSAGGTVTRAGSHYFGELGSRRPATQIEIRASWTPGEGQGGVPDTAGHLTAWGDLLCQIAGLPPSGAADATVVSLPQRRGPQTS comes from the coding sequence ATGGCTCCGGCGCAGGAACAGTTCTCCGATCAGTCCGACCACGCTTCCCAGAAGGACGGTGCGGAGAGCAAACCCACTCCGCCCGGGTTCCGGTCGGCGGTCGACGCGCTGCGCTCGGCGCGGCTCCGTCCCGAGCTGGAGATCGAGGCGACCAAGCCCCCGCAGCGGCTCGCCCCGTACGCCTACGCCCTGGAGGCGGCGGTGGTGGACGGCGAGGAGGACCTCGCGGACGGCCGTCTGGTGCTGCTGCACGATCCGGCCGGTCACGACGCCTGGCAGGGAACGTTTCGCCTGGTGACGCTCGTACGGGCGGAGCTGGAGCCGGAGATGGCCGCGGACCCGCTGCTGCCCGAGGTGTGCTGGTCCTGGCTGACGGGCGCCCTGGAGGCGCGCGGCCTCACCTACGGGTCGGCGGGCGGGACGGTCACCCGGGCGGGGTCGCACTACTTCGGCGAGCTGGGCAGCCGCCGGCCCGCGACCCAGATCGAGATCCGCGCCTCCTGGACGCCCGGTGAGGGTCAGGGCGGGGTGCCGGACACGGCGGGGCACCTGACGGCCTGGGGCGATCTGCTCTGCCAGATCGCGGGGCTGCCGCCGTCCGGTGCGGCGGACGCGACGGTGGTCTCGCTGCCGCAGCGGCGGGGCCCGCAGACCTCCTGA
- a CDS encoding response regulator transcription factor, producing MSVLLEQPASLVAYRPNKPTAMVVVADPRVRSTVTRHLWALGVRDVIEASSIAEARPRVGNPRDICVADVHLPDGSGLTLLSETRAAGWPNGLALSAADDIGAVRNALAGGVKGYVVTGTRTSIGHPNRPGVAPIGANAARMHRRPPGSPSHPGGYRELSGREVEVLRLVAEGQSNKAIGVSMGLSALTVKSHLARIARKLGTGDRAGMVAVALRTGIIH from the coding sequence GTGTCCGTTCTCCTAGAGCAGCCCGCAAGCCTGGTCGCCTACCGCCCGAACAAGCCGACGGCCATGGTCGTCGTGGCCGACCCGCGCGTCCGTTCCACCGTGACCCGCCATCTGTGGGCCCTCGGAGTTCGTGACGTCATCGAGGCGTCGTCCATCGCGGAGGCCCGCCCCCGCGTCGGCAACCCGCGCGACATCTGCGTTGCCGACGTCCACCTGCCCGACGGTTCCGGGCTGACCCTGCTGTCCGAGACCCGAGCCGCAGGCTGGCCGAACGGTCTCGCCCTCTCCGCCGCCGACGACATCGGCGCCGTGCGCAACGCCCTCGCGGGCGGCGTCAAGGGCTACGTCGTCACCGGCACCCGTACCAGCATCGGCCACCCCAACCGACCCGGCGTCGCCCCCATCGGCGCCAATGCCGCCCGTATGCACCGCCGGCCCCCCGGCTCCCCGAGCCACCCGGGCGGCTACCGCGAACTCTCCGGCCGTGAGGTGGAGGTGCTCCGCCTGGTCGCCGAAGGCCAGTCCAACAAGGCCATCGGCGTCTCGATGGGCCTCTCCGCCCTCACGGTCAAGTCCCACCTCGCCCGTATCGCCCGCAAGCTCGGCACCGGAGACCGCGCCGGAATGGTCGCCGTCGCCCTGCGGACCGGCATCATCCACTGA
- a CDS encoding ribonuclease D, protein MTDAQETAADTTLRTTGGAPPDDVAPAPIPLLEPREGIPPVVADDDALARVVAAFAAGSGPVAVDAERASGYRYGQRAYLVQLRREGAGSALVDPVGCPDLSGLGEALSGTEWILHAATQDLPCLREIGMLPTSLFDTELAGRLAGFPRVGLGAMVENVLGYALEKGHSAVDWSTRPLPDPWLRYAALDVELLIDLRDALEKELDRQGKLEWAHEEFAAIASAPPAPPRQDPWRRTSGMHKVRRRRQLAVVRELWETRDRVAQRRDVSPGKVLGDGAIVEAALALPADVQAMAALPGFGHRVNRRQLEQWQAAVDRAKALPESELPQPGQQLTGPPPPRAWADKDPAAAARLSAARAAVSDLAERLHLPQENLITPDTVRRVCWEPPKSLTPGAVEDLLAGYGARRWQIGLVAPLLRDALDAGSGTAS, encoded by the coding sequence GTGACCGACGCCCAAGAGACCGCAGCAGACACGACACTGCGAACCACCGGGGGCGCCCCCCCGGACGACGTCGCCCCGGCGCCGATCCCCTTGCTGGAACCGCGCGAGGGCATTCCACCGGTGGTGGCGGACGACGACGCCCTCGCCCGGGTGGTCGCCGCCTTCGCGGCGGGCAGCGGCCCGGTGGCCGTCGACGCCGAGCGCGCCTCCGGCTACCGCTACGGCCAGCGCGCCTACCTCGTACAGCTGCGCCGCGAGGGCGCGGGCAGCGCCCTGGTGGACCCCGTCGGCTGCCCCGACCTGTCCGGCCTCGGTGAGGCCCTGAGCGGCACCGAGTGGATCCTGCACGCGGCCACCCAGGACCTTCCCTGCCTGCGCGAAATAGGCATGCTCCCCACGTCCCTCTTCGACACCGAGCTCGCCGGACGGCTGGCCGGGTTCCCCCGGGTCGGCCTCGGCGCGATGGTGGAGAACGTCCTCGGGTACGCGCTGGAGAAGGGCCACTCCGCGGTGGACTGGTCCACCCGGCCCCTCCCGGACCCGTGGCTGCGCTACGCCGCCCTCGACGTCGAACTGCTGATCGATCTGCGGGACGCGCTGGAGAAGGAGCTGGACCGCCAGGGCAAGCTGGAGTGGGCCCACGAGGAGTTCGCCGCCATCGCGTCGGCGCCGCCCGCCCCGCCGCGCCAGGACCCGTGGCGCCGGACCTCCGGCATGCACAAGGTGCGCCGGCGCCGCCAGCTGGCCGTCGTCCGGGAGCTGTGGGAGACCCGCGACCGGGTGGCGCAGCGGCGTGACGTCTCCCCCGGCAAGGTGCTCGGCGACGGAGCGATCGTCGAGGCGGCCCTCGCGTTGCCCGCCGACGTCCAGGCGATGGCGGCCCTGCCCGGTTTCGGACACCGGGTGAACCGGCGCCAGCTGGAGCAGTGGCAGGCGGCCGTGGACCGCGCCAAGGCGCTGCCCGAGTCCGAGCTGCCGCAGCCCGGCCAGCAGCTCACGGGCCCGCCGCCGCCGCGCGCCTGGGCGGACAAGGACCCGGCGGCCGCCGCCCGGCTCTCGGCCGCCCGCGCCGCCGTCTCCGACCTCGCCGAGCGGCTGCACCTGCCGCAGGAGAACCTCATCACCCCGGACACCGTGCGCCGGGTCTGCTGGGAACCGCCGAAGAGCCTCACCCCCGGAGCGGTCGAGGACCTGCTCGCGGGGTACGGCGCTCGGCGCTGGCAGATCGGCCTGGTGGCCCCGCTGCTGCGGGACGCGCTGGACGCGGGCTCGGGCACGGCTTCCTGA
- a CDS encoding acetyl-CoA C-acyltransferase — protein sequence MPRTIRDVVFVDGVRTPFGKAGPKGIYHETRADDLVVKAIRELLRRNPDLDPARIDEVAIAATTQIGDQGLTLGRTAGILAGLPQSVPGYSIDRMCAGALTAVTTTAGSIAFGAYDVVVAGGVEHMGRHPMGEGVDPNPRFVSEKLVDESALFMGMTAENLHDRYPRITKERADAYAVRSQEKAAKAYADGKIQQDLVPVSVRRTNAEAGETGWGLVTADEPMRPGTSMESLAGLKTPFRPHGRVTAGNAAGLNDGATASLLAAEDVARELGLPVRMRLVSYAYVGVEPEVMGYGPIPATEKALAKAGLSIDDIGLFEVNEAFAVQVLALLDHYGIADDDPRVNQYGGAIAYGHPLASSGVRLMTQLARQFEEQPEVRYGITTMCVGFGMGATVIWENPHFDAEGDSA from the coding sequence GTGCCTCGTACCATCCGGGACGTCGTCTTCGTCGACGGCGTCCGCACCCCGTTCGGCAAAGCGGGCCCGAAGGGCATCTACCACGAGACCCGCGCCGACGATCTCGTCGTGAAGGCCATCCGGGAGCTGCTGCGCCGCAACCCGGACCTGGACCCCGCCAGGATCGACGAGGTCGCCATCGCCGCAACCACCCAGATCGGCGACCAGGGCCTCACCCTCGGCCGGACCGCCGGAATCCTGGCCGGTCTGCCGCAGTCCGTACCCGGCTACTCGATCGACCGCATGTGCGCGGGCGCGCTGACCGCCGTCACCACGACGGCCGGCTCCATCGCCTTCGGCGCCTACGACGTCGTCGTGGCCGGTGGTGTCGAGCACATGGGCCGCCACCCCATGGGCGAGGGTGTGGACCCGAACCCGCGTTTCGTGTCGGAGAAGCTGGTCGACGAGTCCGCCCTCTTCATGGGCATGACCGCCGAGAACCTGCACGACCGCTACCCGCGGATCACCAAGGAGCGCGCGGACGCCTACGCGGTGCGTTCGCAGGAGAAGGCCGCCAAGGCGTACGCCGACGGCAAGATCCAGCAGGACCTGGTACCGGTCTCGGTGCGCCGCACCAACGCGGAGGCCGGCGAGACCGGCTGGGGCCTGGTCACCGCCGACGAGCCGATGCGCCCGGGCACCTCGATGGAGTCCCTCGCCGGGCTCAAGACGCCGTTCCGCCCGCACGGCCGCGTCACCGCGGGCAACGCGGCGGGCCTCAACGACGGCGCCACCGCCTCGCTGCTCGCCGCCGAGGACGTCGCCCGTGAGCTGGGCCTCCCGGTCCGGATGCGTCTCGTGTCGTACGCCTACGTGGGCGTCGAGCCGGAGGTCATGGGGTACGGCCCCATCCCGGCGACCGAGAAGGCGCTGGCCAAGGCCGGTCTGAGCATCGACGACATCGGTCTCTTCGAGGTCAACGAGGCGTTCGCCGTCCAGGTGCTCGCCCTGCTCGACCACTACGGCATCGCCGACGACGATCCGCGCGTCAACCAGTACGGCGGCGCCATCGCGTACGGCCACCCGCTGGCCTCCTCCGGCGTCCGGCTGATGACCCAGCTGGCCCGCCAGTTCGAGGAGCAGCCGGAGGTCCGCTACGGCATCACCACGATGTGCGTGGGCTTCGGCATGGGCGCCACCGTCATCTGGGAGAACCCGCACTTCGACGCCGAGGGAGACTCCGCGTGA
- a CDS encoding 3-hydroxyacyl-CoA dehydrogenase NAD-binding domain-containing protein, producing the protein MSATTELLKGAAELFPGEVVTGAHVRHLDLPAGAGRFALITLDNGLDHTKPTTFGPQSLANLDAAIDQVEKEASEGAIVGVGITGKPFIFAVGADLKGVELLKRHEDALAIGKGGHDVFRRLSGLAVPTFAYYNGAAMGGGVEVGLHCSYRTVSKALPAFSLPEVFLGLVPGWGGCALLPNLIGADRAVSVIIENSLNQNRQLKGAQVFELGIADALFDGADFLERSLVWTASVLKGETVVERAEIDRGDAWDQAVARGRAVADSKVHGAAPAAYRALEIIAAAKDGDLGAGFDAEDRALADLIMSGELRSGLYAFNLVQRRAKRPAGAPDKSLARPVTKVGVVGAGLMASQLALLFLRRLEVPVVLTDIDQERVDKGVGYVHAEIDKLLAKKRVNQDKANRLKALVTGVLDKAEGFSDADFIIEAVFEEIGVKQQVFAEVEAVAPAHAILATNTSSLSVTEMASKLKNPERVVGFHFFNPVAILPLLEIVRGELTDDAALATAFGVARKLKKTAVLVKDAPAFVVNRILTRFMGEIQNVIDEGTPVAVAERAVEPLGLPMSPLVLLELVGPAIGLHVSETLHRAFPERFTVSENLAAVVKAGKRGFYVHDSGEPELDPEVAALLKQGDTVLTEEQTRDRVLDAVAQEIGLMLDEGVVAEAQDIDLCLITGAGWPFHLGGVTPYLDRAGVSERVNGKPFLAPGVASVPA; encoded by the coding sequence GTGAGCGCCACCACCGAACTTCTGAAGGGGGCGGCCGAGCTCTTCCCGGGCGAGGTCGTCACCGGCGCGCACGTGCGCCACCTCGACCTCCCCGCGGGCGCGGGCAGGTTCGCGCTCATCACGCTGGACAACGGCCTGGACCACACCAAGCCGACCACCTTCGGCCCGCAGTCGCTGGCCAACCTGGACGCCGCGATCGACCAGGTCGAGAAGGAGGCGTCCGAGGGCGCCATCGTCGGTGTCGGCATCACCGGCAAGCCGTTCATCTTCGCGGTGGGCGCCGACCTCAAGGGCGTCGAGCTGCTGAAGCGTCACGAGGACGCGCTCGCGATCGGCAAGGGCGGCCACGACGTCTTCCGTCGCCTCTCCGGCCTCGCGGTCCCGACCTTCGCGTACTACAACGGCGCGGCGATGGGCGGCGGGGTCGAGGTCGGCCTGCACTGCTCGTACCGCACGGTCTCCAAGGCGCTGCCGGCCTTCTCGCTGCCCGAGGTCTTCCTCGGTCTGGTGCCCGGCTGGGGCGGGTGCGCGCTGCTGCCGAACCTGATCGGCGCCGACCGCGCGGTCTCGGTGATCATCGAGAACTCGCTGAACCAGAACCGTCAGCTCAAGGGCGCGCAGGTCTTCGAACTCGGCATCGCCGACGCGCTCTTCGACGGCGCGGACTTCCTGGAGCGCTCGCTCGTGTGGACGGCGTCCGTCCTCAAGGGCGAGACCGTGGTCGAGCGTGCGGAGATCGACCGGGGTGACGCCTGGGACCAGGCCGTCGCGCGCGGCCGGGCGGTCGCGGACTCCAAGGTGCACGGCGCGGCCCCCGCCGCCTACCGCGCGCTGGAGATCATCGCCGCCGCCAAGGACGGCGACCTGGGCGCCGGCTTCGACGCCGAGGACCGGGCTCTGGCCGACCTGATCATGAGCGGTGAGCTGCGCTCGGGTCTCTACGCCTTCAACCTGGTGCAGCGGCGCGCCAAGCGCCCGGCCGGCGCTCCGGACAAGAGCCTGGCCCGTCCGGTCACCAAGGTCGGCGTCGTCGGCGCCGGTCTGATGGCCAGCCAGCTCGCGCTGCTCTTCCTGCGCCGCCTGGAGGTACCGGTCGTCCTCACGGACATCGACCAGGAGCGCGTCGACAAGGGTGTGGGCTACGTTCACGCCGAGATCGACAAGCTGCTCGCCAAGAAGCGCGTCAACCAGGACAAGGCCAACCGTCTCAAGGCCCTGGTGACCGGTGTCCTGGACAAGGCGGAGGGCTTCTCCGACGCCGACTTCATCATCGAGGCCGTCTTCGAGGAGATCGGCGTCAAGCAGCAGGTGTTCGCCGAGGTCGAGGCGGTCGCCCCGGCGCACGCGATCCTCGCCACCAACACCTCCTCCCTCTCCGTCACCGAGATGGCGTCGAAGCTGAAGAACCCCGAGCGGGTCGTCGGCTTCCACTTCTTCAACCCGGTCGCGATCCTCCCGCTGCTGGAGATCGTGCGCGGCGAGCTGACCGACGACGCTGCGCTGGCGACGGCGTTCGGCGTGGCCCGGAAGCTGAAGAAGACCGCGGTCCTGGTGAAGGACGCCCCGGCGTTCGTCGTCAACCGCATCCTCACCCGCTTCATGGGCGAGATCCAGAACGTCATCGACGAGGGCACCCCGGTCGCCGTCGCCGAGCGCGCCGTCGAGCCGCTCGGACTGCCGATGTCTCCGCTGGTCCTGCTGGAGCTGGTCGGCCCGGCGATCGGGCTGCACGTCTCCGAGACCCTGCACCGCGCGTTCCCGGAGCGCTTCACCGTCTCGGAGAACCTCGCGGCGGTCGTCAAGGCCGGCAAGCGCGGCTTCTACGTCCACGACTCCGGCGAGCCGGAGCTGGACCCCGAGGTCGCCGCACTCCTGAAGCAGGGCGACACCGTCCTGACGGAGGAGCAGACCCGTGACCGTGTCCTGGACGCGGTGGCGCAGGAGATCGGCCTGATGCTCGACGAGGGCGTCGTCGCCGAGGCGCAGGACATCGACCTCTGCCTGATCACCGGTGCGGGCTGGCCGTTCCACCTGGGCGGTGTCACGCCGTACCTGGACCGGGCCGGCGTCTCCGAGCGGGTGAACGGCAAGCCGTTCCTGGCACCGGGCGTGGCGAGCGTGCCGGCGTAA
- a CDS encoding LCP family protein, which translates to MSEDDATPPDGGPSRRAGSRKKGRGTGGTGGRPKRRRGLRIALVVLLLLLIAGAGSAYWMYRDLDNNIKAVDIDSGLVEKERPEKLPTSGQNLLVLGSDSRAGAENKELGGGGGVSGARSDTAMVVHIPEGRARAFAISIPRDTLVTRPECVKGDGSTLASAERVMFNSVYSQVGPACVVKTVEKMSGVRIDHYLEINFAGFKGLVDAIGGVTVEVDEPIKDSASGLDLSAGTHKLDGTESLAFVRTRHGIGDGSDLGRIGLQQQFLFALLKEVKKQDLLGSPTKSYKIASAATESLTTDSSLASLKSLAEFARSMNGVDPASMETIMLPVQYDERDPNRVVAAHPQSDDLWKAIREDATIPESAKKSPATGG; encoded by the coding sequence ATGAGCGAAGACGACGCCACGCCTCCGGACGGCGGGCCCTCCCGTCGGGCCGGGTCCCGGAAGAAGGGCCGCGGAACGGGCGGCACGGGCGGGCGCCCGAAGCGCCGCCGCGGTCTCAGGATCGCCCTCGTCGTCCTGCTGCTCCTGCTGATCGCCGGCGCCGGTTCCGCGTACTGGATGTACCGCGACCTCGACAACAACATCAAGGCCGTCGACATCGACTCCGGACTCGTCGAGAAGGAGCGGCCGGAGAAGCTGCCCACGTCCGGTCAGAACCTCCTCGTGCTCGGCTCCGACTCGCGCGCCGGGGCGGAGAACAAGGAGCTCGGCGGCGGAGGCGGCGTGAGCGGCGCACGGTCCGACACGGCGATGGTGGTGCACATACCCGAGGGCCGCGCCCGGGCGTTCGCCATCTCGATCCCCCGCGACACCCTGGTGACCCGGCCCGAGTGCGTGAAGGGCGACGGATCGACCCTGGCCTCCGCCGAGCGCGTCATGTTCAACTCGGTCTACTCGCAGGTGGGTCCCGCCTGCGTGGTCAAGACCGTGGAGAAGATGTCCGGGGTCAGGATCGACCACTACCTGGAGATCAACTTCGCCGGATTCAAGGGCCTGGTCGACGCCATAGGCGGTGTCACCGTCGAGGTCGACGAGCCCATCAAGGACAGTGCGAGCGGCCTGGACCTCTCGGCCGGCACGCACAAGCTCGACGGAACCGAGTCCCTCGCCTTCGTCCGGACCCGCCACGGCATCGGGGACGGCAGCGACCTCGGCCGGATCGGCCTTCAGCAGCAGTTCCTCTTCGCGCTGCTGAAGGAGGTCAAGAAGCAGGACCTGCTGGGCAGTCCGACCAAGTCGTACAAGATCGCCAGCGCCGCCACCGAGTCGCTGACCACCGACTCCAGCCTCGCCTCGCTGAAGTCCCTCGCCGAGTTCGCCCGCTCGATGAACGGGGTCGACCCCGCGTCGATGGAGACGATCATGCTGCCGGTCCAGTACGACGAGCGGGACCCGAACCGGGTGGTGGCCGCGCATCCCCAGTCCGACGACCTGTGGAAGGCGATCCGGGAGGACGCCACCATCCCGGAGTCCGCGAAGAAGTCCCCGGCCACCGGCGGCTGA
- a CDS encoding amino acid permease: MSVEQGTPPGRDGLFRTKTIEQSMRDTEEPEHALRKSLSALDLTVFGVGVVIGTGIFVLTGKVAKETAGPATAIAFAVAGAVCALAALCYAEFASTVPVAGSAYTFSYASLGELVAWIIGWDLVLEFALGTAVVAVGWSGYVRSLLDNAGWSLPDALAGPDVASGFGFDVLAFVLVLVLTAVLVLGMKLSARVTTVVVAIKVAVVLIVIVAGLFFIDTANYSPFIPEAEPQPSGTGLDSPLVQALFGYAPTNFGVMGIFTAASVVFFAFIGFDVVATAAEETRHPQRDMPRGILGSLLICTVLYVAVSVVVTGMQHYTELSVSAPLADAFKAVGHPFYAGIISFGAAVGLTVVCMILLLGQSRVFFAMSRDGLLPRFFSVTHPKYGTPYRPTILLGVVIAIVAGFTSIDELATLVNIGTLFAFVVVALGVIVLRRTRPDLPRSFRTPWVPLLPVVSVAASVWLMLNLPVETWLRFAIWMALGIVIYFVYGRRHSRLETVRK, encoded by the coding sequence GTGAGCGTGGAGCAGGGGACACCCCCCGGCCGGGACGGGCTGTTCCGGACCAAGACGATCGAACAGTCCATGCGGGACACCGAGGAGCCCGAGCACGCGCTCAGGAAGTCGCTCTCCGCCCTGGACCTCACGGTCTTCGGGGTCGGTGTCGTCATCGGCACCGGCATCTTCGTCCTCACCGGCAAGGTCGCCAAGGAGACCGCGGGCCCCGCCACCGCCATCGCCTTCGCGGTGGCCGGTGCGGTCTGCGCGCTGGCCGCCCTCTGCTACGCCGAGTTCGCCTCCACGGTCCCGGTGGCGGGTTCCGCGTACACCTTCTCCTACGCCTCGCTCGGCGAGCTGGTGGCGTGGATCATCGGCTGGGACCTGGTGCTGGAGTTCGCGCTGGGCACCGCAGTGGTCGCCGTCGGCTGGTCGGGGTACGTCCGCTCGCTGCTCGACAACGCGGGGTGGTCCCTGCCCGACGCCCTCGCGGGGCCCGACGTGGCGAGCGGCTTCGGATTCGACGTCCTCGCCTTCGTCCTCGTCCTGGTCCTCACCGCCGTCCTCGTACTCGGCATGAAGCTCTCGGCGCGGGTGACCACCGTCGTGGTGGCGATCAAGGTCGCCGTCGTGCTGATCGTGATCGTCGCCGGGCTCTTCTTCATCGACACCGCCAACTACTCGCCCTTCATCCCCGAGGCCGAGCCGCAGCCCTCCGGCACCGGGCTGGACTCCCCTCTGGTCCAGGCGCTGTTCGGCTACGCGCCCACCAACTTCGGGGTGATGGGCATCTTCACCGCCGCCTCCGTCGTCTTCTTCGCCTTCATCGGCTTCGACGTGGTCGCCACCGCGGCCGAGGAGACCCGGCACCCGCAGCGCGACATGCCCCGGGGCATCCTCGGGTCGCTCCTCATCTGCACGGTGCTCTACGTCGCCGTCTCCGTCGTGGTCACCGGCATGCAGCACTACACCGAACTCTCCGTGAGCGCCCCCCTGGCGGACGCCTTCAAGGCGGTCGGCCACCCCTTCTACGCGGGCATCATCAGCTTCGGCGCCGCGGTCGGCCTCACCGTCGTCTGCATGATCCTGCTGCTCGGCCAGTCCCGGGTCTTCTTCGCGATGAGCCGGGACGGGCTGCTGCCCCGGTTCTTCTCGGTGACCCACCCGAAGTACGGCACCCCCTACCGTCCGACGATCCTGCTCGGCGTCGTCATCGCGATCGTCGCCGGCTTCACCAGCATCGACGAGCTGGCGACCCTGGTGAACATCGGGACGCTCTTCGCGTTCGTGGTCGTCGCCCTCGGCGTGATCGTGCTGCGCCGCACCCGCCCCGACCTGCCCCGGTCCTTCCGCACCCCGTGGGTGCCGCTGCTCCCGGTCGTGTCGGTGGCCGCCTCGGTCTGGCTGATGCTCAACCTGCCGGTGGAGACCTGGCTCCGGTTCGCGATCTGGATGGCGCTGGGCATCGTCATCTACTTCGTGTACGGACGCCGGCACAGCCGGCTGGAGACCGTCCGGAAGTGA
- the dxs gene encoding 1-deoxy-D-xylulose-5-phosphate synthase: MDLLTRIEGPRDLDRLSLDQLEQLAGEIRTFLVDAVSKTGGHLGPNLGVVELTIALHRVFESPRDKVLFDTGHQSYVHKLLTGRQDFSRLKSKGGLSGYPSRAESAHDVIENSHASTVLGWADGLAKANEVLRRDDHVVAVIGDGALTGGMAWEALNNIAAAKDRPLVIVVNDNERSYAPTIGGLATHLATLRTTDGYERFLARGKDLLGRTPVVGRPLYETLHGAKKGLKDFIAPQGMFEDLGLKYVGPIDGHDIEALESALLRAKRFGGPVIVHCITEKGRGYTPALQDEADRFHAVGKIHPDTGLPISTSGLDWTSVFGEEMVRLGHEREDIVAITAAMLQPVGLGKFEEAFPDRIYDVGIAEQHGAVSAAGLATGGLHPVFAVYATFLNRAFDQVLMDVALHKCGVTFVLDRAGITGTDGASHNGMWDMSILQCVPGLRIAAPRDADQVRAQLREAVDVDDAPTVVRFSKGAVGPAVKAVGTVGSMDLLRTPDTDRPDVLLVSVGALAPMCLEIADLLDAQGITTTVVDPRWVKPVDEAMAPLAERHRVVVTVEDNSRVGGVGSAVAQALRDAGVDLPLRDFGIPPVFLDHASRNEVMAEIGLTAPDIARQVTGLVAKLDGRYETRDAEPARD, from the coding sequence GTGGACCTGCTGACCCGCATCGAGGGACCGCGCGACCTGGACCGGCTCAGCCTCGACCAGCTGGAACAGCTCGCCGGGGAGATCCGTACGTTCCTGGTCGACGCCGTGTCCAAGACCGGTGGGCACCTGGGCCCCAACCTGGGCGTGGTCGAGCTGACCATCGCCCTCCACCGGGTCTTCGAGTCCCCCCGTGACAAGGTCCTCTTCGACACCGGCCACCAGAGCTACGTGCACAAGCTGCTCACGGGCCGCCAGGACTTCTCCCGGCTCAAGAGCAAGGGCGGTCTGTCGGGCTACCCCTCGCGCGCCGAGTCCGCGCACGACGTCATCGAGAACTCGCACGCCTCCACCGTCCTCGGCTGGGCGGACGGCCTCGCCAAGGCCAACGAGGTCCTGCGCAGGGACGACCACGTCGTCGCGGTCATCGGTGACGGCGCCCTCACCGGCGGCATGGCCTGGGAAGCGCTGAACAACATCGCCGCCGCCAAGGACCGCCCGCTCGTCATCGTCGTCAATGACAACGAGCGCTCCTACGCGCCGACCATCGGCGGCCTCGCCACCCACCTGGCCACCCTGCGCACCACGGACGGCTACGAGCGCTTCCTGGCCCGCGGCAAGGACCTCCTGGGACGCACCCCCGTCGTCGGCCGGCCGCTCTACGAGACGCTGCACGGCGCGAAGAAGGGCCTCAAGGACTTCATCGCCCCGCAGGGCATGTTCGAGGACCTCGGTCTGAAGTACGTCGGCCCCATCGACGGCCACGACATCGAGGCCCTGGAGTCCGCCCTGCTGCGCGCCAAGCGCTTCGGCGGACCGGTCATCGTGCACTGCATCACGGAGAAGGGCCGCGGCTACACCCCCGCCCTCCAGGACGAGGCCGACCGCTTCCACGCCGTCGGCAAGATCCACCCCGACACCGGCCTGCCCATCTCCACCTCCGGCCTCGACTGGACCTCCGTCTTCGGCGAGGAGATGGTCCGACTCGGCCACGAGCGCGAGGACATCGTCGCGATCACCGCCGCGATGCTCCAGCCGGTCGGCCTCGGCAAGTTCGAGGAAGCCTTCCCCGACCGCATCTACGACGTCGGCATCGCCGAACAGCACGGCGCGGTCTCCGCCGCCGGCCTCGCCACCGGCGGCCTGCACCCCGTCTTCGCCGTCTACGCCACCTTCCTCAACCGCGCCTTCGACCAGGTCCTGATGGACGTGGCCCTGCACAAGTGCGGTGTCACCTTCGTGCTGGACCGGGCCGGCATCACGGGCACGGACGGCGCTTCGCACAACGGCATGTGGGACATGTCGATCCTCCAGTGCGTGCCGGGGCTGCGGATCGCCGCCCCGCGCGACGCCGACCAGGTCCGCGCCCAGCTGCGCGAGGCCGTCGACGTCGACGACGCGCCCACCGTGGTCCGCTTCTCCAAGGGCGCGGTCGGCCCCGCCGTCAAGGCGGTCGGCACCGTCGGCTCCATGGACCTGCTGCGCACCCCCGACACCGACCGGCCGGACGTGCTGCTGGTCTCCGTCGGCGCGCTCGCCCCCATGTGCCTGGAGATCGCCGACCTGCTGGACGCCCAGGGCATCACGACCACCGTGGTCGACCCCCGCTGGGTCAAGCCGGTCGACGAGGCCATGGCCCCGCTCGCCGAGCGCCACCGGGTCGTCGTCACCGTCGAGGACAACAGCCGCGTCGGCGGAGTCGGCTCCGCCGTCGCCCAGGCGCTCCGCGACGCCGGCGTCGACCTGCCGCTGCGCGACTTCGGCATTCCGCCGGTCTTCCTCGACCACGCCTCCCGCAACGAGGTCATGGCCGAGATCGGCCTCACCGCCCCGGACATCGCCCGCCAGGTCACCGGCCTCGTCGCCAAGCTCGACGGCCGCTACGAGACCCGCGACGCGGAGCCCGCCCGCGACTGA